Part of the Acidimicrobiales bacterium genome is shown below.
ACCCCGTCGAGGCCGGCCATCAGCATGGCGGCGAAGGCGAGGTACGGGTTGCACGACGGGTCCGGGCAGCGGAACTCGACGCGCTTGGCCTTGGGGCTCTTGGAGTAGATCGGGATCCGGCAGGCCGCCGACCGGTTCCTCTGGGAGTACACCAGGTTCACCGGCGCCTCGTAGCCCGGGACCAGCCGCTTGTACGAGTTCGTGGTGGGGGCGGCAAACGCCAGGATGGCGGGGGCGTGGGCCAGCAGCCCACCGATGTACCACCGCCCGAGGTCCGACAGCCCGGCATATCCGGTCTCGGCGTAGAAGAGCGGCTCCCCGCCCCTCCAGAGCGACTGGTGGCAGTGCATGCCCGAGCCGTTGTCCTGGAACAGCGGCTTCGGCATGAAGGTGGCGGTGTAGCCGGCGTCACGCGCCACGTTCTTGACCACGTACTTGTAGAGCATGAGCTTGTCGGCCATGGTCAGCAGGGTGTCGAAGCGCATGTCGATCTCGGCCTGGCCGGCCGTGCCGACCTCGTGGTGCTGCACCTCGATGTCGATGCCGAGGGCCTGCATGGTGAGGACCATCTCCGAGCGCAGGTCCTGGAAGTGGTCCATCGGCGGGACCGGGAAGTACCCCTCCTTGTAGCGCGGCTTGAACCCGAGGTTCGGCTGCTCGTCCTTGGCCGAGTTCCAGATGCCCTCGATCGAGTCGACCTGGTAGAAGGCCGAGCGCTGGTCCTGCATGAACCGCACGTCGTTGAAGATGAAGAACTCGGCCTCGGGACCGAAGTAGGCGGTGTCGGCGATGCCCGTGGTCCCCAGGTAGTCCTCGGCCTTCTTGGCCACGTAGCGCGGGTCCCGGCTGTAGCTCTCCCCGGTCACCGGATCGTGGACGAAGCAGTTGATGTTGAGGGTCTTGTGCTGGCGGAAGGGATCGATGACCGCGGTGTCCGGATCCGGGATCAGGATCATGTCGGACTCCTGGATCTCCTGGAAGCCCCGGATCGAGGAGCCGTCGAACCCGTGGCCCTCGATGAAGGACTCCTCGGCCAGCTCCTTGACCGGGACGGAGAAGTGCTGCATGAGGCCGGGCAGGTCGCAGAACCGGAAGTCGATGATCTCGACACCCTGATCGCTGGCGTACTTCAGCACGTCATCCGGCGTGCGCTTCTCCACAGCAGG
Proteins encoded:
- the glnA gene encoding type I glutamate--ammonia ligase, whose protein sequence is MEKRTPDDVLKYASDQGVEIIDFRFCDLPGLMQHFSVPVKELAEESFIEGHGFDGSSIRGFQEIQESDMILIPDPDTAVIDPFRQHKTLNINCFVHDPVTGESYSRDPRYVAKKAEDYLGTTGIADTAYFGPEAEFFIFNDVRFMQDQRSAFYQVDSIEGIWNSAKDEQPNLGFKPRYKEGYFPVPPMDHFQDLRSEMVLTMQALGIDIEVQHHEVGTAGQAEIDMRFDTLLTMADKLMLYKYVVKNVARDAGYTATFMPKPLFQDNGSGMHCHQSLWRGGEPLFYAETGYAGLSDLGRWYIGGLLAHAPAILAFAAPTTNSYKRLVPGYEAPVNLVYSQRNRSAACRIPIYSKSPKAKRVEFRCPDPSCNPYLAFAAMLMAGLDGVQNRIEPPDPVDKDLYDLPPEELAQVPQVPGSLEEALAALEADNAFLRTGGVFTDDLIETWVNFKRLREIDEVRLRPHPWEFYLYYDI